In Notolabrus celidotus isolate fNotCel1 chromosome 22, fNotCel1.pri, whole genome shotgun sequence, the genomic stretch TCGGGCAGACAGAGCCATTTTGCATAAAAGCTGAAATATGAGTGTATGCAGATGACTTCTTGGCTGGGCTGCTATGCATTGTGGAATGATAACGATGAACCAGTGAACACACGTCATATGGATTACCGTCTTCTTTCCCCTCACAGGTCTACAAAGGAAATACTCCTTATCAGAAATTATTATTTAACCAGACTGTAATATGTTCATTGCTTATATTTGAAACTTAAGTATTATAGGCATTTTATTGGAAAGCAGGTGTACATAAAACAAAGTCTGATATGTTCCTTGCCTGCAGTGAGTGACAACCTCAACTACAAAATCTAAAAATGCTTTCCCAAGTATCCAGTTTATTTTAGGTTTAAGaatatatctttgtttttaGTTACACCGCACCAGCTGATTTAAGGACAGCTAAAAAAAATTAGCCGGCGTCATGTTATCACTTTAattctcctcacatttcctaCATTAAAAAGAACTTACCACTTTGCCTGGCCTCGCCCATGTGCAAATAAATCCCTCCTGACAAGCAGTCACTAAACAGtcctctaaaaatatgagtacaGTCAGTCTCTCGTGTGCTATCTTTTTACAGATGAGGGGCTCAAGGAGGGGCACATCCTCCATGCGAGGGCACAGCAGAGTGCCCAGAGTCTTAGCAGGGTCTGTTTTGGTTTTTGTCAGCAGGTTGAGCTTGTCGCTGCTCTTGCTGCTGATGTGCCCCATGCTGTGGTTGCGTTTGTGGTCCTTCTCGTGGTGGCGCTCCTTCCGGTCATGGAGTGACAGTGTGGCAAACTTACTCACACCTGTAGCGATGGCACTGTCCATAATACCACTGCCAATGCCGCCACCACTGCTAGCCTTATTGGTGTTGTTTGCTGTTGCCGTGGTGGCGGCCGAATGGGGTAGGCTGTTGGAGCGTGGTAATGTGGTAGAGAGGGAGTTTAGGCCGGGAGTATTGGCACCGCTGTTGTTTCCATTAGTAGTGTTACTAGAGGTGTTAGTGATTATTGTAGCACCCGCAGGGGGGCTGGTTGCATTCATCACGTTAGTATGTGTTCGTGTCCGTGAAAGAGGGAGATGGGGGAAAAGGATGTCCTCAGTGAGGTCCCATAGGCACAGCTGAGTGTCCTGACCGACTGAGCCGAACCGGTATGTGACGCTAACAGGTCGGCTGTCTGTGGAGTTGCGCTTGGAAAGTCGAGACTGCGTACTGTTGGCCCGGTCTCGTCCGAAGTGAATCATCTGATCCTGGAAGTCCTCATCGCTGCCGCTGAACTCCATTGGGTCGCTTTCCTCCACGCTGGTGGTGTAGTGGTCGAATGCCACCACACTCACCCACGACTTGTGCCCGTGACCTCGAGCAATGACTCTGCAGTCCAAGAACGACCAAACAGTCACTAGATCGTCCTCTCCGCCTGCAACTATGTACTTTCCATCAGGGCTCCAGCAGACACACAACAAGCCACCAAAGTAGCTCTTCATGGTGCCATGAAGCTCAACCGCGTCAAAGTTGAAGACTCGTAGGAATCCATCTTGGCTAACACAGGCTAGGAACTTTCCATCAGGAGAGAAGGCAAACTCATTCAAAGCACCCTCACCCACTGTCCATTTAAGGAGAGGGTTCCTCGTGGATTTACTCTTACAGGTGTGAACAGAGTAGTTCTCTCCCTGTTTAAGCAGTTGGTAGTGAGGTGCTGTGGTGCCACAAGTATGCTCCACGTTGTACAGGTACATATTGCCACTGGCATGAGAGACCAGAAACAGGCTCTCAGAGCCTGGTACCCACTTTACGCATGTCACTCTGGACTTGTCTATTAGTCTCTGCCAGAAGGATGGGTTGTT encodes the following:
- the wdr20a gene encoding WD repeat-containing protein 20 encodes the protein MLISKMAAEGGGKEMNEIKTQFTTREGVYKLLTHSEYSRPNRVPFNSQGSNPVKVSFVNVNDQSGNGDRICFNVGRELYFYIYKGVRKAADLSKPIDKRIYKGTQPTCHDFNHLTATAESVSLLVGFSAGQVQLIDPIKKETSKLFNEERLIDKSRVTCVKWVPGSESLFLVSHASGNMYLYNVEHTCGTTAPHYQLLKQGENYSVHTCKSKSTRNPLLKWTVGEGALNEFAFSPDGKFLACVSQDGFLRVFNFDAVELHGTMKSYFGGLLCVCWSPDGKYIVAGGEDDLVTVWSFLDCRVIARGHGHKSWVSVVAFDHYTTSVEESDPMEFSGSDEDFQDQMIHFGRDRANSTQSRLSKRNSTDSRPVSVTYRFGSVGQDTQLCLWDLTEDILFPHLPLSRTRTHTNVMNATSPPAGATIITNTSSNTTNGNNSGANTPGLNSLSTTLPRSNSLPHSAATTATANNTNKASSGGGIGSGIMDSAIATGVSKFATLSLHDRKERHHEKDHKRNHSMGHISSKSSDKLNLLTKTKTDPAKTLGTLLCPRMEDVPLLEPLICKKIAHERLTVLIFLEDCLVTACQEGFICTWARPGKVGLLSSQNQASSPSGTVV